One Cryptococcus decagattii chromosome 9, complete sequence DNA window includes the following coding sequences:
- a CDS encoding histidinol dehydrogenase, producing the protein MSTPPFLPLVGPNDVALLSSLALITPVLVASDHLEQIRQLLPANASYYTQASDNDDLIALLDGGAQKLVVTPQQLEAGAAGIPNERLILRVSEEELSTSKHLTQHTGGILIVSSVPHNAKSLALPGVDVYLQLPEVQPLRILNLIKSSRPSSYVIPSSYLSLESSTTAEKISIPEAFLAPIISDRPDGLFPTIVSSYNHSTTPLGLVYSSVESVKQSILTQKGVYQSRKHGLWRKGETSGAVQQVTGIKLDCDNDALIFEVVQHGSGFCHLPQSTCFGNLSGIAKLSETLTSRLASAPEGSYTKRLFTDEKLLRSKIMEEAEELCDAQTKEEVAFEAADLVYFALTRCISKGVSWRDVEAALDKKALKVTRRKGDAKPKWEKKTKEIVRENGEAKSTVPEPVKLPEPESEDAPIKMRAVTLSTLSALEQKDLLLRPVLNSLAMIDKVKPIVERVRQEGDAGLKAMTKQFDRADLSSNVLLPPFETPGEDVLPKDVKEAIDVAYNNVKEFHQAQNEKEPLVVETMPGVTCTRFARPIARVGVYVPGGTAILPSTAIMLGVPAQVAGCKTIVLATPPRQDGSISPEVLYVAKLTGVTCILKAGGAQAVGAMAYGTDEVPKVDKIFGPGNQWVTAAKMLVQNDTDALVAIDMPAGPSEVLVIADHTANPVFVASDLLSQAEHGVDSQVILLAINLTPEHLAAIEAEIDEQARALPRVKIAREAIKKSVTVEVKDVEEAVKFSNEYAPEHLILHLEKAEEVVAEIENAGSVFVGPFSPESCGDYASGTNHTLPTNGFARQFSGVNTLSFQKHITSQIVSAEGLKKLGPYVVRLAEREGLEAHANAVRVRLAELNKQ; encoded by the exons ATGAGCACTCccccttttcttcccctcGTCGGCCCCAACGACGTGgccctcctctcctctctcgcTCTTATCACCCCCGTCCTCGTCGCCTCCGACCACTTGGAACAAATCCGCCAATTATTGCCTGCAAATGCGTCATACTACACCCAAGCAAGCGACAACGACGACTTGATTGCCCTCCTCGACGGCGGCGCCCAAAAGCTCGTTGTTACTCCTCAACAACTCGAGGCCGGCGCCGCAGGTATCCCCAATGAAAGACTTATTCTTAGAGTCTCCGAGGAAGAGCTTTCTACTTCCAAGCACTTGACCCAGCACACTGGTGGTATCCTCATCGTCTCTTCTGTCCCTCACAATGCCAAGTCGCTTGCTTTGCCTGGCGTGGACGTGTACCTCCAACTGCCTGAGGTCCAGCCTCTTAGAatcctcaacctcatcaaatcttctcgcccttcttcctatgtcattccttcctcataCCTCTCCCTTGAATCCTCCACTACCGCCGAGAAAATCTCCATTCCCGAAGCCTTTCTTGCCCCTATCATATCTGACCGCCCAGACGGCCTTTTCCCCACCATCGTGTCCTCTTACAACCACTCTACtactcctcttggtttggTCTACTCTTCCGTTGAAAGCGTCAAGCAATCAATCCTTACACAGAAGGGCGTTTACCAATCCAGGAAGCACGGTTTATGGAGGAAAGGCGAGACTAGCGGCGCTGTGCAACAGGTCACCGGCATCAAGCTCGACTGCGATAATGATGCTTTGATCTTTGAGGTCGTTCAGCATGGCTCTGGCTTCTGCCACCTTCCTCAATCAACTTGTTTTGGTAACCTTTCCGGTATCGCCAAGCTCTCAGAGACTCTTACCTCCCGCCTTGCCTCTGCTCCCGAAGGCTCTTACACCAAGCGGCTTTTTACAGATGAAAAACTTTTGAGGAGCAAGATTATGGAAGAAGCCGAGGAGCTCTGTGACGCCCAGACTAAGGAAGAGGTTGCGTTTGAGGCTGCTGATTTAGTTTACTTTGCTTTGACAAGATGTATCAGCAAAGGCGTGAGCTGGCGAGATGTTGAGGCAGCTTTAGACAAGAAAGCGTTGAAGGTaacaagaaggaagggcGATGCCAAACCCAAGTGGGAGAAAAAGACTAAGGAGATTGTAAGGGAGAATGGAGAGGCCAAGTCCACTGTCCCCGAACCAGTCAAGCTTCCTGAGCCCGAGTCTGAAGATGCCCCTATCAAGATGCGAGCCGTCACTCTCTCCACGCTCTCTGCTCTTGAGCAAAAAGACCTTCTCCTCCGACCTGTTCTTAACTCACTCGCCATGATTGACAAGGTCAAGCCCATCGTTGAGCGTGTCCGACAGGAAGGGGATGCCGGTTTGAAAGCCATGACCAAGCAATTCGACCGTGCCGACCTTTCATCCAACGTCCTCCTCCCTCCCTTCGAGACCCCAGGAGAAGATGTGTTGCCGAAGGATGTGAAGGAAGCGATCGATGTAGCGTACAATAATGTCAAAGAGTTCCATCAAGCTCAAAACGAAAAGGAGCCGCTTGTGGTAGAGACTATGCCTGGCGTCACTTGCACTCGATTCGCCCGACCCATTGCCCGAGTCGGTGTCTACGTACCCGGTGGTACTGCTATCCTCCCTTCTACTGCTATTATGCTCGGTGTGCCTGCGCAAGTTGCCGGCTGTAAAACTATTGTCCTCGCTACGCCTCCCCGACAAGACGGATCCATCTCTCCTGAAGTTTTGTACGTTGCCAAGCTTACGGGTGTCACTTGCATCTTGAAGGCTGGTGGTGCTCAGGCTGTGGGCGCGATGGCATATGGAACGGATGAAGTACCCAAGGTGGATAAGATCTTTGGCCCTGGTAACCAGTGGGTTACTGCGGCCAAGATGTTGGTGCAGAATGATACGGATGCTTTGGTGGCTATCGACATGCCTGCCGGTCCTTCCGAAGTTCTC GTCATTGCCGACCACACTGCCAACCCCGTCTTCGTCGCTTCCGACCTTCTCTCCCAAGCGGAACACGGCGTCGACTCCCAAgtcatcctcctcgccaTCAATCTCACCCCTGAGCACCTCGCTGCTATCGAAGCCGAAATCGACGAACAAGCCCGAGCGCTCCCCCGTGTTAAGATTGCGAGGGAAGCTATCAAGAAGAGTGTCACCGTTGAGGTcaaggatgtggaagaagcTGTGAAATTCAGCAATGAGTATGCTCCTGAGCACTTGATTTTGCATCTGGAGAAGGCGGAAGAGGTTGTGGCTGAGATTGAGAATGCGGGCAGCGTGTTCGTTGGTCCCTTCTCTCCTGAATC ATGTGGTGATTACGCCTCTGGCACCAACCACACCCTCCCCACTAACGGCTTTGCCCGTCAATTCTCTGGTGTCAAcactctttctttccaaaAACACATTACCTCCCAGATTGTCAGTGCGGAAGggttgaagaagttggGTCCGTATGTCGTCAGGTTGgcggaaagggaaggattGGAGGCGCATGCGAATGCTGTGAGGGTCAGATTGGCAGAGTTAAACAAGCAATAA